ATTTTCCGCTGAATGGAAACGTAATCCGCCTCTAGGAAATGATTCCACAATAAAGAGTAGAAAAGAATTTGTCAATATGTCCGGTGCCGAAGGGATGTTTTTTCGGACACGAAAAGAAAAAACCCGCCCCACAGGGGGGCGGGCCGAAAGTACGTTTACCCTGGAACGGGTCTTTACTTGCCTTGGGGTCTTTCGATGCCGAACTCCTCGGGGGAGAATTTCGCCCCGCCGGCGTCGTAGAGGAGCCATGCGGCGACGGACTGGTTCTGCTTTATGTATTTCTTCGCCTCGTCGCCTGAGATGCCGAGCTTCACGCCGCCCATGGTCTTCGCGAACTCGTCGAACCTAGGGTCCTGGAACGCCTTGGTAAAGGCGGACCGGAGAACGTCAAGAGCCTCGGCGGGGGTTCCCTTCCTCACGAAGGCGCCGAAGAAGGCACCCCAGGGAAGGTAGGGCCTGTACTCTTCGTAGACTTCCGTCACCGCCGGCACGGAAGCGACGCTCTCGATCCTCTCCGAGGAGATCATGGCGAGTCCCCTGACATTCCCCGAGTGGATGAAATTGGCGGCGGCGAGAAGGCCGACGGCCACCGCATCAATATGGCCGCCCATGAGGGCGGTGATGCAGGGGCCTTCGCCGTCAAACTGCATCTTGTTGAACTTCACGCCGTGGATCTTCTCGATCATGGTGGTGGCCACGTAGGGCAACCCTCCGGGGCCGGTGGAGCCCATGGTGATGGTCTTGCCGGATGCGGCGGCCTCGATGAGCTCTTTGTACGAGGTGTAGGGGGAATCCTTGGAGACAATGACTACGCCCACGTTGGCCATCATGAGGAAGACGGGCTCGAACTGGTCATAGTCGATCTGGGAAAGGCCGGTGACCTTGTAGAGGTTCGGGTTCTCGGCGCCGAAGAGAATGCTGTAACCGTCGGCGGGCTGGTTGGCCACAAAGGTGGTGGCGATGGCTCCCGTGGCGCCTGTGCGGTTCTGCAGTATGATGGTCTTTCCGAGATGCTCCTGGACGATGGGGACGATGGCCCGGGACACGTTATCCAGAGCGCCTCCGGCGCCCCACATGATGTACCCCTGGATGTTCTTTTCCGGGTAGGCCCCGAAAGCGGCCCCCGCCAACACACATACCGTCAGCAGCGCAATACTGAGTTTTCTCATAAAACATTCCTCCTCGTATTATTTTTATTCATCTTTTGGTTCTCTCTCTTCCCTGGCAGGAAAAAACTATTTCAAACCTCTCCATTTCCTGTAGAAGGACGTCTGGGACAGGATCAGAAAAACTATGGCCAGAGTCAGGAAGAGGCTGATGGGATTGGTGACGAAGCCCTCGAGGAAGGGCAGAAGCTGGTTCTCCGCTCCCTGCATGGCCCTTCTGTAGTTGGCGTCAAGCATGGGCCCCAGGATCAGCCCGAGGACCATGGGGCCGGTGGCATATCCGTAGAGCCTCATGAAATAGCCGATGATGCCGAAGCCGATCATGTAGAAGATATCCACCACGCTGTTCTGGATGGCATAGGTTCCGATGACCGAGAGGATGATCACCACCGGCATGATGATCTCCTTGGGAATTTCGATGATCCTGGCGAAGGGCTTGATGCTCACGAGGCCCAGGACCATAAGGGCCACGCTTGCGATGGACAGGCAACTCACGATCATCCAGAAGAGGTGGGGGGTCTCTATCATGAGCATGGGGCCCGGCTTGAGACCGTGGATATAGAGGGCGCCTATGATGATTGCCGTAACGGCGTCGCCGGGGATTCCCAGGGTCAGCATGGGGATGAAGGCGCCGCCGATGGCTCCCTTGTTGGCCGTCTCGGGGGCCACGATGCCCTCGTAGGCCCCTGTGCCGAAGGGACGGGAGGGATGCTTGACGGTCCGCTTGGCCTGGTCGTAGGCCAGCAGGGCGGCAACGTCTCCGCCGGTTCCGGGAAGAGCACCGATGAACACGCCGAGAAGGGACGACCGGATGGACAGGGGCAGATACTTCAGGAATGTGCCCCAGTCCGGGATGACCCTGTCAAGGTTCTGCTTCGGCGACTTCTTCCCCGCATTCCTGAACTGGGTCAGGGCCTCGGAGACGCCGAAAAGTCCGATCATGGCCGTAACAAAGCTGATTCCCGCCATGAGGTAGATATTGCCGAAGGTATACCGCAACTCCCCCGTGGAAGGATCCATGCCGACCATGCTCAGGAGCACGCCCAGCGCTCCGGCGGTAATTCCCTTGATGGGGTCTCCCCCGCCGATGCTGCCGATGAGCAGTATGCCCATCACCGCCAGCAGGAAAAAGTCTCTGGGTGAGAACTTGAGGGAGAAATTGGCGACCACCGGCGCCGCCACGGAGAGGACAATAATACCGACGAAGCTGGCGAACACGGAAACGGTGGTGCAGAGCCCTATGGCTTTGCCGGCCTCACCCCTCTGTGCGAGAGGATACCCCTCGATACCCGTGGCTATCGCCGCAGGCGCCCCCGGGATGTTGAGCAGGATGGCGGTGATGGAGCCGCCGTAGACGCCGCCGACGAACACGCCGCAAATCAGGGCGAGGGCACTGTTCATGTCCCACGAAAAAGTGAAGGAGATCAGCAGGGACGCGGCCATGGTCACGGAAAGTCCCGGAATGGCGCCGACCCAGATTCCGGCAAACACGCCCACCCAGATGAGCATCATCATCTCCCAGTTCAGGAAAGGAATGAGAAAATACTGAAGGTTTTGTTCCATATCCGGGCCTCCTTAGGGCAGTATGACCAGGAACAGGTAACGGAAGACCGCCACCAGGACCGCGAGGGAGAGCGCTGATATCAGGAGCGCCCGGACGATGTTCTTCCCTCTCTGAAGATACACCATGCCGATGACCATGAAAGCA
Above is a genomic segment from Aminivibrio sp. containing:
- a CDS encoding tripartite tricarboxylate transporter permease, with protein sequence MEQNLQYFLIPFLNWEMMMLIWVGVFAGIWVGAIPGLSVTMAASLLISFTFSWDMNSALALICGVFVGGVYGGSITAILLNIPGAPAAIATGIEGYPLAQRGEAGKAIGLCTTVSVFASFVGIIVLSVAAPVVANFSLKFSPRDFFLLAVMGILLIGSIGGGDPIKGITAGALGVLLSMVGMDPSTGELRYTFGNIYLMAGISFVTAMIGLFGVSEALTQFRNAGKKSPKQNLDRVIPDWGTFLKYLPLSIRSSLLGVFIGALPGTGGDVAALLAYDQAKRTVKHPSRPFGTGAYEGIVAPETANKGAIGGAFIPMLTLGIPGDAVTAIIIGALYIHGLKPGPMLMIETPHLFWMIVSCLSIASVALMVLGLVSIKPFARIIEIPKEIIMPVVIILSVIGTYAIQNSVVDIFYMIGFGIIGYFMRLYGYATGPMVLGLILGPMLDANYRRAMQGAENQLLPFLEGFVTNPISLFLTLAIVFLILSQTSFYRKWRGLK
- a CDS encoding tripartite tricarboxylate transporter substrate binding protein; protein product: MRKLSIALLTVCVLAGAAFGAYPEKNIQGYIMWGAGGALDNVSRAIVPIVQEHLGKTIILQNRTGATGAIATTFVANQPADGYSILFGAENPNLYKVTGLSQIDYDQFEPVFLMMANVGVVIVSKDSPYTSYKELIEAAASGKTITMGSTGPGGLPYVATTMIEKIHGVKFNKMQFDGEGPCITALMGGHIDAVAVGLLAAANFIHSGNVRGLAMISSERIESVASVPAVTEVYEEYRPYLPWGAFFGAFVRKGTPAEALDVLRSAFTKAFQDPRFDEFAKTMGGVKLGISGDEAKKYIKQNQSVAAWLLYDAGGAKFSPEEFGIERPQGK